The Megalops cyprinoides isolate fMegCyp1 chromosome 22, fMegCyp1.pri, whole genome shotgun sequence genome contains a region encoding:
- the mmaa gene encoding methylmalonic aciduria type A protein, mitochondrial, whose product MGPSQVFTVLHRVGLLSPLRTVILRRAAAGCNSALHCGQSARWTTSQGRSYGTDSALSHHMGELTDRESRVLDRLYEGLVTGQRACLAESITLVETQHPRKKELAQILLQRVLAYRRQQEEVNGGKPVAFRVGLSGPPGAGKSSFIEVFGKMLTGSGHKVSVLAVDPSSCTTGGSLMGDKTRMTELSRDMRAFIRPSPTSGTLGGVTRTTNEAIVLCEGAGYDIVLVETVGVGQSEFAVADMVDMFVLLIPPAGGDELQGIKRGIIEMADLVVVTKADGDLLVPARRMQAEYTSALKLLRKKSKTWNPKVVRLSSRTGEGVPELWATMREFQDATLRSGELQARRQSQQKVWMWNLIQQSVLRHFQEHPAVRDGLPALEDRVTRGDISPGLAADLLLRAFSSAK is encoded by the exons ATGGGACCTTCACAGGTCTTCACAGTCCTTCACCGTGTCGGCCTGCTGTCACCTCTGCGGACTGTGATCCTCCGCCGTGCCGCAGCGGGCTGTAACTCCGCCCTTCACTGCGGCCAATCAGCACGATGGACCACCTCTCAGGGGAGGAGCTATGGGACTGACTCCGCCCTGAGTCATCACATGGGGGAGCTGACTGACAGGGAGAGCAGGGTGCTGGACCGGCTGTACGAGGGGCTGGTGACGGGACAGAGGGCCTGCCTGGCGGAATCCATCACCCTGGTGGAGACACAGCACCCCCGGAAGAAGGAGCTGGCGCAGATTCTGCTCCAGAGAGTCCTGGCCTACCGGCGCCAGCAGGAGGAGGTCAACGGAGGGAAACCTGTAGCTTTTAGAGTGG GGCTGTCTGGTCCTCCAGGGGCGGGCAAATCTTCTTTCATTGAGGTTTTTGGGAAGATGTTGACAGGAAGTGGCCACAAAGTTTCAGTACTGGCTGTAGATCCGTCTTCCTGCACTACGGGTG gGTCTTTAATGGGCGACAAGACCCGCATGACAGAGCTGTCAAGGGATATGAGGGCGTTCATCCGCCCGTCCCCCACATCGGGAACGCTGGGAGGGGTCACCAGGACCACTAATGAAGCAATAGTGCTTTGTGAAGGAGCGGGGTACGATATTGTTCTGGTAGAAACAGTAG GTGTGGGTCAGTCAGAGTTTGCTGTAGCAGACATGGTggacatgtttgttttgctgattccaccagcagggggcgatgAACTACAG GGAATCAAAAGGGGAATCATTGAAATGGCTGATTTAGTGGTGGTCACTAAAGCAGATGGAGACTTGCTAGTTCCTGCACGCAGAATGCAAGCAGAATACACCAGCGCTCTGAAACTTCTCCGGAAAAAGTCCAAAACGTGGAACCCAAAG GTGGTGCGGCTGTCGTCGCGGACGGGCGAGGGGGTGCCCGAGCTGTGGGCGACGATGCGCGAGTTCCAGGACGCCACGCTGCGCAGCGGCGAGCTGCAGGCGCGCAGGCAGAGCCAGCAGAAGGTGTGGATGTGGAACCTGATCCAGCAGAGCGTGCTGCGGCACTTCCAGGAGCACCCGGCCGTGCGGGACGGCCTGCCCGCGCTGGAGGACCGGGTGACCCGCGGGGACATCTCGCCCGGCCTGGCCGCCGACCTGCTCCTCAGAGCGTTTTCCTCAGCGAAGTGA
- the LOC118769733 gene encoding mothers against decapentaplegic homolog 1 isoform X2 — MNVTSLFSFTSPAVKRLLGWKQGDEEEKWAEKAVDSLVKKLKKKRGAMEELERALSCPGQPSSCVTIPRSLDGRLQVSHRKGLPHVIYCRVWRWPDLQSHHELKALDCCEFPFGSKKKDVCINPYHYKRVDSPVLPPVLVPRNSEFNAKHSMLPRFRNPLHQNEPHMPHNATFPDSFPQAGSLPFPLSPSNSYPSSPEGGSSSTLPQSPSSSDPGSPFHMPETPPPAYMPPEEQVTQDCPQPMDTNMMAPPLPLEISNRPDVQPVAYEEPKHWCSIVYYELNNRVGEAFQASSTSVMVDGFTDPSNNRNRFCLGLLSNVNRNSTIENTRRHIGKGVHLYYVGGEVYAECLSDSSIFVQSRNCNYHHGFHPTTVCKIPSGCSLKIFNNQEFAELLAQSVNHGFEAVYELTKMCTIRMSFVKGWGAEYHRQDVTSTPCWIEIHLHGPLQWLDKVLTQMGSPHNPISSVS; from the exons ATGAACGTCACCAGCCTGTTCTCCTTCACCAGCCCGGCGGTGAAGCGGCTGCTGGGCTGGAAGCAGGGCGACGAGGAGGAGAAGTGGGCGGAGAAGGCGGTGGACTCCCTGgtgaagaagctgaagaagaagcGGGGGGccatggaggagctggagcgggCGCTCAGCTGCCCCGGCCAGCCCAGCAGCTGCGTCACCATCCCCCGCTCGCTGGACGGCCGCCTGCAGGTGTCCCACCGCAAGGGCCTGCCGCACGTCATCTACTGCCGCGTGTGGCGCTGGCCCGACCTGCAGTCGCACCACGAGCTCAAGGCGCTGGACTGCTGCGAGTTCCCCTTCGGCTCCAAGAAGAAAGACGTCTGCATCAACCCCTACCACTACAAGAGAGTGGATAGCCCAG TGCTACCTCCTGTGCTGGTACCCAGGAACAGCGAGTTCAATGCCAAGCACAGCATGTTGCCTCGGTTTCGCAACCCCCTCCACCAGAACGAGCCCCACATGCCCCACAATGCCACCTTCCCGGACTCCTTCCCCCAGGCTGGCagcctccccttccccctctcgCCCAGCAACAGTTACCCCAGTTCTCCGGAAGGGGGCAGCAGCTCCACCCTCCCTCAGTCACCGTCCAGCTCTGACCCCGGCAGCCCTTTTCATATGCCAG AAACTCCCCCACCAGCATACATGCCCCCGGAGGAGCAGGTGACTCAGGACTGTCCCCAACCCATGGACACCAACATGATGGCCCCGCCCCTACCACTCGAAATCAGCAACAGGCCAG ATGTACAGCCAGTCGCCTACGAGGAGCCCAAACACTGGTGCTCCATTGTTTACTACGAGCTGAACAACCGCGTGGGAGAGGCTTTCCAAGCGTCCTCCACCAGCGTGATGGTGGACGGCTTCACTGACCCCTCCAACAACCGCAACCGCTTCTGCCTCGGCCTCCTGTCCAACGTCAACCGCAACTCGACCATCGAGAACACCCGACGGCACATCGGCAAAG GTGTACATCTTTATTACGTGGGAGGCGAGGTTTACGCCGAGTGCTTGAGCGACAGCAGCATCTTCGTTCAGAGCCGCAACTGCAACTACCACCACGGCTTCCACCCCACCACCGTCTGCAAGATCCCCAGCGGCTGCAGCCTCAAGATCTTCAACAACCAGGAGTTCGCCGAGCTCCTCGCCCAGTCCGTCAACCACGGCTTTGAGGCCGTCTACGAGCTCACCAAGATGTGCACCATTCGCATGAGCTTCGTCAAG GGCTGGGGCGCGGAGTATCATCGCCAGGATGTGaccagcaccccctgctggattGAGATCCACCTGCATGGTCCCCTTCAGTGGCTGGATAAAGTGCTCACTCAGATGGGCTCCCCCCACAACCCCATTTCTTCAGTGTCCTAG
- the LOC118769733 gene encoding mothers against decapentaplegic homolog 1 isoform X1: MNVTSLFSFTSPAVKRLLGWKQGDEEEKWAEKAVDSLVKKLKKKRGAMEELERALSCPGQPSSCVTIPRSLDGRLQVSHRKGLPHVIYCRVWRWPDLQSHHELKALDCCEFPFGSKKKDVCINPYHYKRVDSPVLPPVLVPRNSEFNAKHSMLPRFRNPLHQNEPHMPHNATFPDSFPQAGSLPFPLSPSNSYPSSPEGGSSSTLPQSPSSSDPGSPFHMPAETPPPAYMPPEEQVTQDCPQPMDTNMMAPPLPLEISNRPDVQPVAYEEPKHWCSIVYYELNNRVGEAFQASSTSVMVDGFTDPSNNRNRFCLGLLSNVNRNSTIENTRRHIGKGVHLYYVGGEVYAECLSDSSIFVQSRNCNYHHGFHPTTVCKIPSGCSLKIFNNQEFAELLAQSVNHGFEAVYELTKMCTIRMSFVKGWGAEYHRQDVTSTPCWIEIHLHGPLQWLDKVLTQMGSPHNPISSVS, translated from the exons ATGAACGTCACCAGCCTGTTCTCCTTCACCAGCCCGGCGGTGAAGCGGCTGCTGGGCTGGAAGCAGGGCGACGAGGAGGAGAAGTGGGCGGAGAAGGCGGTGGACTCCCTGgtgaagaagctgaagaagaagcGGGGGGccatggaggagctggagcgggCGCTCAGCTGCCCCGGCCAGCCCAGCAGCTGCGTCACCATCCCCCGCTCGCTGGACGGCCGCCTGCAGGTGTCCCACCGCAAGGGCCTGCCGCACGTCATCTACTGCCGCGTGTGGCGCTGGCCCGACCTGCAGTCGCACCACGAGCTCAAGGCGCTGGACTGCTGCGAGTTCCCCTTCGGCTCCAAGAAGAAAGACGTCTGCATCAACCCCTACCACTACAAGAGAGTGGATAGCCCAG TGCTACCTCCTGTGCTGGTACCCAGGAACAGCGAGTTCAATGCCAAGCACAGCATGTTGCCTCGGTTTCGCAACCCCCTCCACCAGAACGAGCCCCACATGCCCCACAATGCCACCTTCCCGGACTCCTTCCCCCAGGCTGGCagcctccccttccccctctcgCCCAGCAACAGTTACCCCAGTTCTCCGGAAGGGGGCAGCAGCTCCACCCTCCCTCAGTCACCGTCCAGCTCTGACCCCGGCAGCCCTTTTCATATGCCAG CAGAAACTCCCCCACCAGCATACATGCCCCCGGAGGAGCAGGTGACTCAGGACTGTCCCCAACCCATGGACACCAACATGATGGCCCCGCCCCTACCACTCGAAATCAGCAACAGGCCAG ATGTACAGCCAGTCGCCTACGAGGAGCCCAAACACTGGTGCTCCATTGTTTACTACGAGCTGAACAACCGCGTGGGAGAGGCTTTCCAAGCGTCCTCCACCAGCGTGATGGTGGACGGCTTCACTGACCCCTCCAACAACCGCAACCGCTTCTGCCTCGGCCTCCTGTCCAACGTCAACCGCAACTCGACCATCGAGAACACCCGACGGCACATCGGCAAAG GTGTACATCTTTATTACGTGGGAGGCGAGGTTTACGCCGAGTGCTTGAGCGACAGCAGCATCTTCGTTCAGAGCCGCAACTGCAACTACCACCACGGCTTCCACCCCACCACCGTCTGCAAGATCCCCAGCGGCTGCAGCCTCAAGATCTTCAACAACCAGGAGTTCGCCGAGCTCCTCGCCCAGTCCGTCAACCACGGCTTTGAGGCCGTCTACGAGCTCACCAAGATGTGCACCATTCGCATGAGCTTCGTCAAG GGCTGGGGCGCGGAGTATCATCGCCAGGATGTGaccagcaccccctgctggattGAGATCCACCTGCATGGTCCCCTTCAGTGGCTGGATAAAGTGCTCACTCAGATGGGCTCCCCCCACAACCCCATTTCTTCAGTGTCCTAG